A single Paenibacillus kribbensis DNA region contains:
- a CDS encoding glycoside hydrolase family 13 protein yields MLKKIWWKEAVVYQIYPISFQDSDGDGKGDLQGIQSRLDYLCELGIDVIWICPVYKSPNHDNGYDISDYYAIMDEFGTMDDFDELLHKAHERGIKIMMDLVLNHTSDEHPWFTESRSSKDNPKRDYYIWRTGKNGGYPNNWESYFSGSVWKYDKLTDEYYMHLYSEHQPDLNWENEEMVGELYRMVEWWLKKGIDGFRFDAIAHIVKAEGLPDADNPDKRTWVRAYQLFSNLEQVHDLLRMLNEKVLMRYPLMTVGETSGLGPEQALDYVGDQRHELNMVFQFEHMFVDAEGQGTEKWKFKPWTLVELKQIMSRWQTVLHLEGWNANYLNNHDQPRALSRFGNDGQYRVESAKMLATFTHMLEGTPYIYQGEEIGMTNIAYPSIDDYRDVETLNYYEQQRKIGEPEEEIMAAIWRKSRDNARTPMQWNDGYAAGFTDGDPWMKMNDNYTYINAETERRNPDSIFHYYRKLIALRKQHEVIVYGEYKLLLPLDTELYVFTRMLGQEHLLVILNFFDRDPVFHWPEEDGYAAAKVEMLLSNYEPAQGENLRELKLRPYEARVYKLILK; encoded by the coding sequence ATGCTTAAAAAAATATGGTGGAAGGAAGCTGTGGTATATCAGATATATCCCATCAGCTTTCAGGATTCTGATGGAGACGGAAAAGGAGATTTGCAGGGTATCCAGTCCAGACTGGATTATCTGTGTGAACTGGGTATTGATGTGATCTGGATTTGCCCGGTGTACAAATCGCCCAATCATGATAACGGCTACGATATTAGTGATTATTATGCCATTATGGATGAGTTCGGAACGATGGATGACTTTGATGAACTCCTGCACAAGGCGCATGAACGAGGCATCAAAATCATGATGGATCTGGTATTAAACCACACATCAGATGAGCATCCGTGGTTTACGGAATCACGCTCATCCAAGGATAATCCGAAGCGGGATTACTACATATGGCGAACAGGCAAAAATGGCGGATATCCGAACAACTGGGAATCGTATTTTTCCGGTTCTGTGTGGAAATATGACAAGCTTACAGACGAATATTACATGCATTTGTACTCCGAGCACCAGCCGGACTTAAACTGGGAAAATGAAGAGATGGTAGGCGAGCTCTATCGTATGGTGGAATGGTGGCTAAAAAAGGGGATCGATGGTTTCCGTTTTGACGCCATTGCCCATATTGTCAAAGCTGAAGGACTGCCGGATGCTGATAATCCCGATAAAAGAACATGGGTGCGAGCCTATCAGCTTTTTTCCAATCTGGAGCAGGTGCATGATCTTCTGCGCATGCTGAATGAAAAAGTGCTGATGCGTTATCCCTTAATGACTGTCGGTGAAACCTCTGGTCTGGGCCCGGAGCAAGCGCTTGATTATGTAGGTGACCAGCGGCATGAGCTGAATATGGTTTTCCAGTTTGAGCATATGTTTGTCGATGCCGAAGGCCAAGGGACTGAAAAATGGAAATTCAAGCCGTGGACACTGGTGGAGCTGAAACAGATTATGAGCCGTTGGCAGACTGTGCTTCATCTGGAAGGATGGAACGCCAATTATTTGAACAATCATGATCAGCCGCGCGCCCTGTCACGATTTGGGAATGATGGACAGTATCGTGTGGAGTCAGCCAAAATGCTGGCAACCTTCACACATATGCTCGAAGGTACGCCTTATATTTATCAGGGTGAGGAAATTGGCATGACCAATATCGCATACCCGTCGATTGATGATTACCGGGATGTGGAGACGTTAAATTATTATGAGCAGCAACGTAAGATAGGCGAGCCGGAGGAAGAGATTATGGCTGCGATTTGGAGAAAAAGTCGGGATAATGCACGTACTCCTATGCAGTGGAATGATGGGTATGCAGCGGGTTTTACCGACGGAGATCCATGGATGAAAATGAACGATAACTATACGTACATCAACGCGGAGACGGAGAGAAGGAACCCGGATTCGATTTTTCACTATTACCGCAAGCTGATTGCTCTGCGCAAACAGCATGAGGTCATTGTTTATGGTGAATATAAGCTGCTGTTGCCACTTGATACAGAACTGTATGTATTCACCCGCATGCTGGGACAAGAGCATTTGCTGGTCATCCTGAATTTCTTTGACCGTGATCCGGTGTTCCATTGGCCCGAGGAGGATGGCTACGCTGCTGCCAAAGTGGAAATGCTGCTGTCTAACTACGAACCGGCACAAGGGGAGAATTTACGTGAATTGAAGCTGCGCCCTTATGAAGCAAGGGTGTATAAGCTAATTTTAAAATAG